In Nitrobacteraceae bacterium AZCC 1564, the following proteins share a genomic window:
- a CDS encoding hypothetical protein (product_source=Hypo-rule applied), with protein MDGRRITTPFSESYNLQNTDTGIERNGENITDLDAVAGRFLALAVDPHMSLSDQGRSV; from the coding sequence ATGGACGGACGCCGCATCACCACGCCGTTCAGCGAATCCTATAACCTTCAGAATACGGACACGGGTATCGAGCGCAACGGTGAGAACATCACCGACCTTGACGCCGTGGCCGGGAGATTTCTCGCGCTCGCCGTTGATCCGCACATGTCCCTTAGCGACCAAGGCCGCAGCGTCTGA
- a CDS encoding ferredoxin (product_source=KO:K05524; cath_funfam=3.30.70.20; cog=COG1146; ko=KO:K05524; pfam=PF00037,PF11953; superfamily=54862), with product MTYVVTENCIKCKYMDCVEVCPVDCFYEGENMLVIHPDECIDCGVCEPECPADAIKPDTEPGLEKWLEVNAEHAKSWPNITQKKDAPADAKEFDGVEGKFEKYFSPNPGTGD from the coding sequence ATGACGTACGTCGTCACTGAAAACTGCATCAAGTGCAAATACATGGATTGCGTGGAAGTCTGTCCCGTGGATTGCTTCTACGAGGGCGAGAACATGCTCGTAATTCATCCGGACGAGTGCATCGATTGCGGTGTCTGCGAACCCGAATGTCCGGCCGACGCGATCAAGCCTGACACCGAACCAGGGCTTGAGAAGTGGCTCGAGGTCAATGCCGAGCACGCCAAGTCGTGGCCAAACATTACACAGAAAAAGGATGCACCGGCTGACGCGAAGGAATTCGACGGCGTCGAAGGTAAATTTGAAAAATACTTTTCCCCAAATCCAGGTACGGGCGATTGA
- a CDS encoding CarD family transcriptional regulator (product_source=KO:K07736; cog=COG1329; ko=KO:K07736; pfam=PF02559; smart=SM01058; superfamily=141259), whose product MSDKSRHKKNSKTKDKASKDKGLKKTTAAGRSASKKDARASAQHSKNKRSTMPTKKTAKAPAKTAVKAGSKTAAKSPVAKAAPVKSAASKPAAAAAPRVEEPKKVLTQRQGFKTNEFVVYPAHGVGQILAIEEQEIAGAKLELFVINFIKDKMTLRVPTAKVANVGMRKLSDPALVKRALETLKGRARIKRTMWSRRAQEYEAKINSGDIVAIAEVVRDLFRSESQPEQSYSERQLYEAALDRLSREIAVVQHVTETEAVKEIESNLAKSPRRGAKAEADAAADVAGDDSDDSDDDGDDDSLSADEAA is encoded by the coding sequence GTGTCAGACAAATCGCGTCATAAAAAGAACTCTAAGACAAAGGACAAGGCTTCCAAGGACAAGGGCTTAAAGAAGACGACGGCTGCCGGCCGCAGCGCGTCAAAGAAGGATGCGCGCGCGTCCGCCCAACACTCAAAAAACAAAAGAAGCACGATGCCAACCAAAAAGACTGCAAAAGCGCCTGCCAAAACTGCTGTGAAGGCTGGTTCGAAGACTGCTGCTAAATCTCCTGTTGCCAAAGCTGCTCCGGTGAAGAGCGCTGCGAGCAAGCCTGCAGCGGCTGCTGCGCCGCGTGTGGAGGAGCCAAAGAAGGTTTTGACTCAGCGCCAGGGATTCAAGACCAACGAGTTCGTGGTCTATCCGGCGCATGGCGTCGGCCAGATTCTTGCGATTGAAGAGCAGGAAATCGCGGGCGCGAAGCTTGAGCTGTTCGTCATCAACTTCATCAAGGACAAGATGACGCTCCGCGTTCCGACCGCGAAGGTCGCCAACGTCGGCATGCGCAAGCTCTCCGATCCTGCGCTGGTCAAGCGCGCTCTGGAGACCCTCAAGGGCCGCGCACGTATCAAGCGCACCATGTGGTCCCGTCGTGCGCAGGAATACGAAGCGAAGATCAACTCGGGCGACATCGTTGCTATCGCGGAAGTCGTGCGCGATCTCTTCCGTTCGGAATCACAGCCGGAGCAGTCCTACAGCGAACGCCAGCTTTACGAAGCAGCGCTCGATCGTCTGTCGCGCGAAATTGCTGTCGTTCAGCACGTGACCGAAACCGAAGCGGTTAAGGAAATCGAGTCGAATCTCGCCAAGAGTCCGCGTCGCGGTGCCAAGGCCGAGGCCGATGCTGCCGCCGATGTTGCGGGCGACGATTCAGATGACAGCGATGATGATGGAGATGATGACTCGCTCTCCGCTGATGAAGCGGCCTGA
- a CDS encoding putative Zn-dependent protease (product_source=COG4784; cath_funfam=3.30.2010.10; cog=COG4784; pfam=PF01435), whose amino-acid sequence MKASNGVMYFVDRQLTGTQRRVFAAALLCASLSLGACGDLGRFQVAAPKPAQASAKPNKPAAPTAATEREHERILSSYGGAYDDPKLEALITKTVDRLVAVSDRPDLTYKVTILNSGAVNAFALPTGQLYVTRGLIALASDTSELSSVLAHEMAHVLAKHAAIREDQAKQAAVVTRVVADMGNDPDMTALALAKSKLTMASFSRAQEFEADGIGVGIAARAKFDPYGASRFLTAMERNAALKAGRAPADPRSMDFLSSHPATPERIQNAQASARQYASPENDERDRDTYLSAIDNIVYGEDPSEGFVRGRRFLHPKLGFTFQVPDGFTLENTAQAVVGVREGGTQAMRFDVVRVPSEQTLGDYLNSGWMENVDKTSTSDLSINGFPAATATASGDQWQFRIYALRFGTDVYRFIFATKLKSQEADKGFRDTVNSFRRLTLAEIQAARPLRIKVITVQPGDTVESLSHRMSGVDHPTERFRVLNGLDTRVAALKPRDRVKIVVD is encoded by the coding sequence ATGAAGGCAAGTAACGGCGTGATGTACTTTGTGGATCGGCAACTGACAGGGACGCAGCGCCGCGTTTTCGCGGCAGCTCTTCTTTGCGCGTCGCTGTCACTTGGCGCCTGCGGCGACTTGGGGCGCTTTCAGGTTGCTGCTCCCAAACCAGCCCAGGCATCGGCCAAGCCGAACAAACCCGCAGCGCCGACGGCGGCAACCGAGCGCGAGCATGAACGCATCCTCTCATCTTACGGTGGCGCCTACGACGACCCAAAGCTCGAGGCGCTGATCACCAAGACGGTCGACCGCCTGGTGGCAGTGTCGGACCGCCCCGATCTCACCTACAAGGTCACCATCCTGAATTCGGGTGCGGTGAATGCATTCGCATTGCCAACGGGACAACTGTACGTCACGCGGGGGCTCATCGCCCTCGCCAGCGACACATCCGAGCTGTCATCGGTTTTGGCGCATGAGATGGCGCATGTTCTCGCCAAGCACGCCGCGATCCGCGAGGATCAGGCGAAACAAGCGGCCGTCGTCACACGCGTCGTCGCCGACATGGGCAACGATCCGGACATGACAGCTCTGGCGCTCGCCAAGAGCAAGCTCACGATGGCAAGCTTCTCGCGCGCTCAGGAATTTGAGGCTGACGGGATTGGCGTCGGCATTGCAGCACGGGCCAAGTTTGATCCTTATGGCGCCTCCCGCTTTCTGACCGCAATGGAACGCAATGCGGCGCTGAAAGCCGGACGAGCACCCGCCGATCCGCGCTCGATGGATTTCCTCTCGTCGCATCCGGCAACGCCCGAGCGAATCCAGAACGCCCAAGCCAGCGCGCGCCAGTATGCCTCGCCTGAAAACGACGAACGAGACCGCGACACTTATCTCTCGGCTATCGACAACATCGTTTACGGCGAGGACCCCAGCGAAGGTTTTGTACGGGGCCGGCGCTTTCTGCATCCGAAGCTTGGTTTCACGTTCCAGGTGCCGGATGGCTTCACGCTCGAAAATACTGCGCAGGCCGTCGTCGGCGTACGCGAGGGCGGCACGCAGGCCATGCGCTTCGATGTGGTGCGAGTGCCTTCCGAACAAACACTCGGCGATTACCTGAATTCAGGCTGGATGGAAAACGTCGACAAGACTTCCACGAGCGACCTGTCGATCAACGGATTTCCTGCCGCCACGGCTACCGCCAGCGGCGACCAGTGGCAATTCAGAATCTATGCGCTTCGCTTCGGCACCGATGTCTATCGCTTCATTTTCGCAACCAAGCTGAAATCGCAAGAGGCCGACAAAGGCTTCCGCGACACCGTCAATTCATTCAGGCGCTTGACGTTAGCTGAGATCCAAGCGGCGCGGCCGCTGCGGATCAAGGTCATCACCGTGCAGCCCGGCGATACCGTTGAATCGCTGTCGCACCGCATGTCCGGCGTCGATCATCCGACCGAACGGTTCCGGGTGCTGAATGGACTGGACACGCGCGTGGCGGCGCTGAAGCCCCGGGATCGCGTCAAGATCGTTGTGGACTAA
- a CDS encoding endonuclease YncB(thermonuclease family) (product_source=COG1525; cath_funfam=2.40.50.90; cleavage_site_network=SignalP-noTM; cog=COG1525; pfam=PF00565; smart=SM00318; superfamily=50199): protein MTSYRHVRLSIAACTCVALLTAFSDRLHAACTSTAQGEGRVVSVISATTFRLDDGREVRLAGIEPPPDDAAIATELLTSLVAGRDVSLSGEDDQPDRYGRQRAFVSLRNPPLLVQAELLRQGTVMAYPPGRDQDCSRDLLAAENTARTARRGIWGSSAALKNAERPDDILAGIGRFLVVEGKVLSARQAGATFYVNFGRRWTRDFAVTISRRIMPSFESAGLDLKSLVNKRVRVRGWVEKHGGPRMEMVRPSQIELLPATGGSATNRVPTDEGK from the coding sequence ATGACTTCTTATCGGCACGTCCGGCTCAGCATCGCGGCATGCACTTGTGTGGCTCTGCTCACAGCCTTCAGCGACAGACTTCACGCAGCTTGCACGTCCACTGCGCAAGGCGAGGGTCGCGTCGTCAGCGTCATCAGTGCGACAACCTTCCGGCTCGACGATGGGCGCGAGGTGCGGCTGGCGGGCATCGAGCCCCCGCCGGACGATGCTGCCATAGCGACTGAGCTTCTGACATCGCTGGTCGCGGGCCGTGACGTCAGCCTGTCCGGCGAGGACGACCAGCCGGACCGCTATGGACGCCAGCGGGCTTTCGTCTCCTTGCGCAACCCGCCGCTATTGGTCCAGGCAGAGCTCCTTCGGCAAGGTACCGTCATGGCCTATCCGCCCGGACGTGACCAAGACTGTTCCCGGGACCTTCTGGCCGCCGAAAACACCGCCCGGACGGCACGGCGGGGCATTTGGGGCAGTTCCGCTGCCTTAAAAAACGCGGAAAGACCCGACGATATTTTGGCCGGGATTGGGCGATTCTTGGTCGTGGAGGGCAAGGTTCTGTCGGCGCGACAGGCTGGCGCGACATTTTATGTCAATTTCGGGCGACGGTGGACGAGGGACTTTGCCGTGACAATTTCACGGCGCATTATGCCGTCCTTCGAAAGTGCGGGGCTCGACCTGAAATCCTTGGTTAACAAGCGAGTTCGGGTTCGGGGCTGGGTGGAAAAACATGGCGGACCGCGGATGGAGATGGTCCGGCCAAGCCAGATCGAATTGCTCCCAGCAACAGGCGGCAGCGCGACAAATCGTGTGCCCACGGATGAAGGCAAGTAA